The window CTGTTTACTTGTTTCCCAGTTCGGTGAGTGGGTGGGTACAACAGGAACTCGAACAGCAGGATCTTTCCATGAAAACATATAGCATGGAAGAAGCCCGTGAATCATTCGGACTTCTGGTCGTGGCGGTTATTTTATCTGTTGCTGCCATTTTTGGCTGGCGAAACAGTGCCTCCAGATCCGGTAGTTCTAGCCGTCGGATGCCAGCAAATAGGATCTAGAACTGTATTCGGTAGGCCAGTACGGGTATTATGCCTAACTGCTCTCCGGCATTGATCCCCTGCTGAAGATAATCAAAATAATACCAGCCCAGGTTGCGGTTATTGGTGATATTTTGAATATCAAGCGACCAGATCCGGGTGTATCCCTGTTTCTGCCTGGTGTGGCTTAGCCGTACATCTACCGTGTAATAGGCTGGCAGCTGCTCACTGAAGGGATTATCATCATCTAAGTATTCGCTTTGCTGGTCCAGGCTTCTTTCCAAATCAACAGGAGTATAAAAATAGCCACCCCTGCTGTGAATGCGAAGGTGAGCACCCCATGTTCTTTCACCCACAGTTTTAGCCTTGGTCCATTCCTTACCACCCGTTAAACTAACAGACCACTTGCTGTTGAAGGGAGTTGGGCGTTCAACGCCATCGGTGCCTTTGTAGCTGGCATCAAACAGCGATGTGCTCACCAGGTAATACCAGTTACTGTAAAAATCACGTTTCAGTGATAAGTCAATTCCATAGGTTTTTGCAGATCCTTCTCCAGAAATTGGTAAGTATGGTTCAGAAAGGTAGTTCCAGGAGACATCATTATTATGTGCCGCTAAATTACTTAGCTGCTGATAAAATACTTCTGTGGTGATGGTGGTATGAGGTTTCAGGCGGTAACCCCAGCCGAGTCCCATATAGCGGCTGTTAATTAAACTACTGATTTCATGCACAAGATACTTTTCGAATACCAAGGAATGATCACTTCTGATTTGGCTCTGCTGTCCATAGCTAAGCTGGAAGGTTTGTTGCTGGCTGGGTACCCATTTCAACATGCCATAAGGCTCCAGTTGCGAGTTATCATATAAGTTAAGATAGCTGTAGCGTACTCCTGCCTGTAGTGAAAGTTCAGGTAAAATGGCATATTCAGCCTGTACATAGGGCTGAGTCAGCAGGTATTTTAAATCATTTTTCCTGGAAAGTTCATACATAATAGGATAAGCAAACACATGGCTTTTGCGGTGTATTAGCTGAACCCCCACCTCACTGTTAAAGCGGCTGTTGAATACGTGCAGCAGCCGGGTGTATGCACTTAGTTGCTCAGATTCATGCTTATCATAGAGTTGAACAGAGGCAGGAAGATATCCGGGTTGCCGTGGGCCGAACCAGAATTCTTCGCGTTTATTTTCCATGGCACTATAAGCAATACCATTCAGCCACCTGAAATTACCCAGAGAGGCTGTTTGCGTTAGTCCAACAGCACCAAGGCGGGCAGTATAATCTATTTGCTGACGATCTTTATCTTCAGTCCAAAGGGCTTCGTCCTCGAGCGGGGAACGCCGGTTGCTGTTGGTGCCGCCTAAAAGGAAAAGATTAAGTTGTCCGATAGGGGTCTTATTAAAATGCAGGTTTGCAGAAAGGTCCTGAAACTGTATCTGCTCTCCACCAAAATCAACCCCCATATGACCCAAAAGCCCTACGGTAGAATAGCGGTAGTTTACCAGATAGGAGCTGCTGCCCTTGCTGATAGGACCTTCGGTAGCCAGATCAATACCCAGCAGGCTGGCCTGCAGCGTATGCTCACGTTCTTCTATGTTACCGGGCCTGAGGTTAATATCGAAAACACCGGTAACGGCATTGCCAAAGCGGGAGGGTAGTGCACCTGTACGGAAAGAAGAATTTGCCATCAGCTGTCCGCTTAGCATGTTAACACCACCACCACTGGCAGAGGCTCTGTCGCGCTGGGTGCCGGCATTTCCAAGATGGTTAGGGTTCAGGATGGGTAGCCCTTCCAGTCTCCACTGTATACCAACAGGAGACAATCCATGCACAATTACATGGTTTGCCTGGTCATTCGATTGTGTGACACCCGGCTGGCTTAGTACCAGTCGTGCAGGATCAAAAAATGTTGCAGGATAACGCTGTGTCTGTGCCATGGTGAATTCACGCCTGTTCAATGGGGCAGGAGGCAGGGTAACAGCAATTTCCACCTCATCCAGTGCGCGAACCGTTTCCTGGAGCATTACCCTGCGGTAAATGCTTTTACTGGCTTCTACCAGTAATTCAGGCTCCAGGTAAGGCGTATAATTTATGTGTTGTACACTAAACCGGTAATGGCCTGGCTGTACCTCCTCTAATCTGTACCTGCCAGCAGAGTCAGATACAGTATGGTAGCGCTGGTTTACATTTTCGACAACCACCACAGCACCGCTTACCGGCCTGCCAGTACTTTCCTGCAAAAGTTGTCCCTGTATTGTCTGGGTTACCTGCGCATTGGAAGCGTAAAAAGGTAGCAGGCTTAGTAGTATAACAAAAAGTCCGGAGTAAATTTTTATTTTCATGATTTGCATCTGCTGAAAAGTCGAGTAAATATACTGCATTCATCTTAGTAAATAATAGACTGGATACATTATCAAGCCCTTTCAGCAGCAATTCTATCATTCAAACGGAGGCACCTTTTCCATAAAAAATTGCTGATAAACTGGATTTACATCTAAACCCGGAGCAACAGCGTTTATGTTAAATCAGTATCACAACTCTATCACTAAAAAAAGACAACATCTGAAAGCGCCTAAACCAACACCGGCAGCATTACAGGCCGCTGAGAACAGCAAGCTTCCCGACTTGATCTCACCTGGGCTGCAAGTGCTTTTCTGTGGTATTAACCCAAGCCTGTATAGTGCGGCAACAGGATTTCATTTTGCCAGGCCGGGTAACCGGTTCTGGCCAGCCTTATATGGAGCAGGTTTTACTCCCCAATTGCTGAAACCACAGGAACAGCATAGGCTGCTCGATAACGGCTATGGTATTACCAATGTTGCAGACAGGCCCACAACTGCTGCAGCAGAATTAAGTAAGGCAGAAATTAGTGCAGGAGCTGATCAGCTGACGCAAAAAGTACTGCGCTACAAGCCACAGGTGCTGGCAGTTTTAGGAATCACTGTTTACAGAACTGCATTTGGCATGGCAGAGGCGAAGGTGGGGCTACAGGACAAACACATAGGAGAGACCCGCTTATGGATTCTGCCAAACCCCAGTGGTCTGAACGCTCACTACACTCCCGGCAGGCTGAAAGAGCTTTTCCGGGAATTAAGGCTGTATGCTGAGGCAGTATCCAACTCATAATAGCCTGGGGAGAAAACTACTGCAGCAGCCTGGCTGCAGCTATTTTTTGGAATAGCGTCTACTCCTGATTAATTTGCCCTGTGAACCTACTTATCATGTGGAAAATAGCACTCATTTCATCAGCAGTTTTGCTAATGTTAAGCATTCAGAGCTGTAAAACAGGCTCTAAGGCAGATAATATTGTAGATAATGCTATAGAAACCCATGGAGGGAAAAGGTATGAGCGAAGCAGTATATCCTTTGATTTTAGGAACCGACACTACACCTATGCCCGGAATGGAGGGGCCTACACCTATACCCGTGAATTTACAGACAGTACCGGCCGTGTAAATGATGTGCTGGATAACGAAGGGTTTAGTAGACTGATCAACGGGGAAATGGTAAGCCTGCCCGATGAGCGAAAAACAGCCTTTAGCAATTCTGTAAATTCCGTGATATATTTTGCCATGTTGCCATATGGATTGAATGATCCTGCCGTACAAAAAGAATATACGGGAGAAACAGAAATAGCAGGGAGGCGGTATCATGT of the Flammeovirgaceae bacterium 311 genome contains:
- a CDS encoding TonB-dependent receptor plug (COG1629 Outer membrane receptor proteins, mostly Fe transport), with the translated sequence MQIMKIKIYSGLFVILLSLLPFYASNAQVTQTIQGQLLQESTGRPVSGAVVVVENVNQRYHTVSDSAGRYRLEEVQPGHYRFSVQHINYTPYLEPELLVEASKSIYRRVMLQETVRALDEVEIAVTLPPAPLNRREFTMAQTQRYPATFFDPARLVLSQPGVTQSNDQANHVIVHGLSPVGIQWRLEGLPILNPNHLGNAGTQRDRASASGGGVNMLSGQLMANSSFRTGALPSRFGNAVTGVFDINLRPGNIEEREHTLQASLLGIDLATEGPISKGSSSYLVNYRYSTVGLLGHMGVDFGGEQIQFQDLSANLHFNKTPIGQLNLFLLGGTNSNRRSPLEDEALWTEDKDRQQIDYTARLGAVGLTQTASLGNFRWLNGIAYSAMENKREEFWFGPRQPGYLPASVQLYDKHESEQLSAYTRLLHVFNSRFNSEVGVQLIHRKSHVFAYPIMYELSRKNDLKYLLTQPYVQAEYAILPELSLQAGVRYSYLNLYDNSQLEPYGMLKWVPSQQQTFQLSYGQQSQIRSDHSLVFEKYLVHEISSLINSRYMGLGWGYRLKPHTTITTEVFYQQLSNLAAHNNDVSWNYLSEPYLPISGEGSAKTYGIDLSLKRDFYSNWYYLVSTSLFDASYKGTDGVERPTPFNSKWSVSLTGGKEWTKAKTVGERTWGAHLRIHSRGGYFYTPVDLERSLDQQSEYLDDDNPFSEQLPAYYTVDVRLSHTRQKQGYTRIWSLDIQNITNNRNLGWYYFDYLQQGINAGEQLGIIPVLAYRIQF
- a CDS encoding DNA glycosylase (COG3663 G:T/U mismatch-specific DNA glycosylase), which translates into the protein MLNQYHNSITKKRQHLKAPKPTPAALQAAENSKLPDLISPGLQVLFCGINPSLYSAATGFHFARPGNRFWPALYGAGFTPQLLKPQEQHRLLDNGYGITNVADRPTTAAAELSKAEISAGADQLTQKVLRYKPQVLAVLGITVYRTAFGMAEAKVGLQDKHIGETRLWILPNPSGLNAHYTPGRLKELFRELRLYAEAVSNS